Proteins encoded by one window of Leishmania major strain Friedlin complete genome, chromosome 9:
- a CDS encoding DEAD/DEAH box helicase-like protein — protein MAVASTRLPTVGCSCSVATLAYSRTYVRSSNTRSTGSSSGSIISSSLPWSQHRCQVRTLIVPRQLKAYGGTFSQSIGERVDHAASHQVLQSLSPARTAQSPLLAKPVKTKVVDNFADMLVTPALQEALADMGVSTPSPIQQTAIEAVLQRKNTVIAAPHGEGKTLAYLLPLYQNMEKDRDVYKIPLRERRPRMILLAPTKELVEQLQTVCARLDAATGLTSVCFTSRKRSKYHLSRMLKNTMADVLVMDPKLILRLLRTRRLFIEDLRYFAVDEADAMMSSLHDHDAVQLLMKVQKRNQFKYLWPVQTQYVFVTAYMTRKLEYIVGRKISDPVTCMFRQLMHRPQARLRHRFYAIRREPEKFTVLMHLLRKNGHVPLPIDTDVAEVDVHTNPRKLSGSLAEWHEAVQRCAWKEQHEQEKSSGSGEAVTDDVVDVDEVAVRAPEEASAAVPSVGLSATENAAADDDYDHDSYARYTLERVRPLHWEHLTTVAAPFTCPIRRTVFAEGRRTIIFFRNIDATTAVFHQLRSAGFAVSLLHASLPYKVRKEMYADFASGRTNILCATDVAARGLDLHVDMVINFDVPTNALAYLSRSGRTARMGREGQVLNLYNKHQGVIVSAIKAFLKDNLPMEGLTNRKADMMQPRYAEWRTHKINALARSYVSLITRKTIPAHLERTYVHHNATWRPVFHPQKTGIHGGVAPRQQQKLMDRVREQAVWFRRGQLARRKGGRAKFGSRTMKHGVWNDIGGVASREVVNEAQNPSPAGPNFGPPSGPPQ, from the coding sequence atggcggtggcatCGACGCGGCTTCCCACCGTTGGATGCAGCTGCTCGGTGGCCACCCTCGCGTACTCTCGCACTTATGTGCGGAGCTCCAACACCCGAAGTActggaagcagcagcggcagcatcaTTTCCTCATCCCTGCCGTGGTCGCAGCACCGGTGTCAAGTGCGCACCTTGATTGTGCCACGCCAGCTGAAGGCGTACGGCGGCACCTTCAGCCAGTCGATTGGCGAGCGCGTCGACCACGCTGCGAGCCACCAGGTGCTGCAGAGTCTCTCCCCAGCTCGCACCGCGCAGTCGCCGCTCCTCGCCAAGCCCGTTAAGACAAAGGTAGTGGACAACTTTGCCGACATGCTGGTGActccggcgctgcaggaagCGCTCGCTGACATGGGTGTCTCCACACCATCGCCGATCCAGCAGACCGCCATCgaggccgtgctgcagcgcaagaaCACCGTCATTGCCGCCCCACATGGGGAAGGCAAGACGCTGGCCTACCTGCTGCCTCTCTACCAGAACATGGAGAAGGACCGAGATGTGTACAAGATCCCGCTGCGTGAGCGCCGCCCCCGCATGATCTTGCTTGCGCCGACAAAGGAGttggtggagcagctgcagacagTGTGCGCGCGGCTGGATGCCGCGACGGGCCTGACCTCGGTGTGCTTCACATCCCGCAAGCGCTCCAAGTACCACCTGTCGAGGATGCTGAAGAACACCATGGCGGACGTTCTAGTCATGGACCCGAAGCTCATCCTACGACTCCTACGCACACGTCGCCTCTTTATCGAAGACCTGCGCTACTTCGCCGTAGACGAGGCGGATGCGATGATGAGCTCTCTGCACGATCACGacgctgtgcagctgctcatgAAAGTGCAGAAGCGAAACCAGTTCAAGTACCTCTGGCCTGTGCAGACGCAGTACGTCTTCGTCACCGCCTACATGACGCGCAAGCTGGAGTACATCGTCGGCCGCAAGATCAGCGATCCGGTGACGTGCATGTTCCGGCAGCTGATGCACCGCCCgcaggcgcggctgcgtcacCGCTTCTACGCGATTCGCCGTGAGCCGGAGAAGTTCACGGTGCTGATGCACCTTCTTCGCAAGAACGGACATGTGCCGCTCCCAATCGACACAGACGTTGCCGAGGTGGACGTGCACACGAACCCACGCAAGCTCTCTGGCTCGCTGGCCGAATGGCAtgaagcggtgcagcgaTGCGCGTGGAAAGAGCAGCATGAGCAGGAAAAGAGCtctggcagcggcgaggccgTCACCGATGACGTCGTGGACGTCGATGAAGTTGCGGTAAGGGCCCCGGAAGAAGCGTCTGCAGCCGTGCCTTCGGTGGGCCTCTCTGCCACAGAAaacgcagcggcagacgaTGACTACGACCACGACTCGTACGCGCGCTACACGCTCGAGCGCGTGCGTCCACTTCACTGGGAACACCTGACCACGGTTGCGGCACCCTTCACATGCCCCATTCGCCGCACCGTCTTCGCCGAGGGTCGCCGCACCATCATCTTCTTCCGCAACATCGACGCGACGACGGCCGTGTTTcaccagctgcgcagcgccggctttgccgtgtcgctgctgcacgcttCGCTGCCCTACAAGGTGCGCAAGGAAATGTACGCCGACTTCGCCTCTGGTCGCACGAACATACTCTGTGCAACGGACGTTGCCGCGCGGGGGCTGGACCTCCACGTCGACATGGTCATCAACTTTGACGTGCCAACGAACGCGCTCGCGTACCtcagccgcagcgggcgcACGGCGCGCATGGGGCGAGAGGGGCAGGTGCTGAACCTCTACAACAAACACCAGGGTGTCATTGTATCAGCCATCAAGGCGTTCCTGAAGGACAACCTGCCGATGGAGGGGCTCACGAATCGCAAGGCCGACATGATGCAGCCGCGCTACGCCGAGTGGCGCACCCATAAAATCAACGCTCTGGCCCGCTCGTACGTCTCCCTCATCACGCGCAAGACCATCCCTGCCCATCTGGAGCGCACGTACGTGCACCACAACGCGACATGGCGGCCGGTCTTCCATCCACAGAAGACCGGCATCCATGGCGGTGTCGCGCCGAGGCAACAGCAGAAGCTGATGGACCGCGTAAGGGAACAGGCCGTGTGGTTCCGGCGCGGTCAGTTGGCGCGGCGCAAGGGCGGCCGCGCCAAGttcggcagccgcaccatGAAGCACGGCGTGTGGAACGATATCGGTGGCGTCGCGTCGCGGGAGGTCGTGAACGAAGCGCAGAACCCATCACCAGCGGGGCCGAACTTCGGGCCGCCCAGTGGTCCTCCGCAGTAA
- a CDS encoding ras family protein-like protein: MPLMMSCWSARARTLSLYTPALPPFSPSSQQIVPRHSRTARASLLDTRPRLPLVLAMPAAPALPTSLDYPRIKLLVIGDVGVGKSCLIKRYCEGRFVAKYIPTIGIDFGVKKVEVSKAAVLQQRSSEPSPPAATAQSGGGASSAIPPAVRVNFWDGSGDGDYREILNEFYEAAQGVLLMYDARNAQSFAALQSWWEELTVYCQGMPAASGGGGGGSGSGGGGGSNPALAGNAAAAGAGGKRASASNIVTSGTAAGKAVGRTDGRAPIVVLCANKVDDTAVPGAAAPRPRAVSEEQGRAWAREHGCAAYYETSASTGQNVKEVIEDLVVWMVAKFM, translated from the coding sequence ATGCCCCTGATgatgagctgctggagcgccaGAGCGCGCACGCTCTCCCTTTACactcccgccctccccccgttctctccctcttctcaaCAGATCGTCCCTAGGCATTCACGCACTGCGCGCGCTTCTCTCCTCGACACACGCCCGCGCCTGCCACTCGTCCTAGCTATGCCTGCTGCAcccgccctccccacctcgTTGGACTATCCACGCATCAAGCTGCTTGTCATCGGCGATGTCGGCGTAGGCAAGAGCTGCCTCATCAAGCGTTACTGCGAGGGGCGGTTTGTGGCCAAGTATATCCCCACCATCGGCATCGACTTTGGTGTGAAAAAGGTAGAAGTGAGCAAGGCAGCCGTGCTACAGCAACGCAGCAGTGAGCCCTCACCGCCCGCGGCAACGGCtcagagcggcggcggcgcctcctcggccatCCCCCCAGCGGTGCGAGTCAACTTCTGGGACGGCTCCGGTGACGGCGACTATCGCGAAATCCTCAACGAGTTCTACGAAGCCGCCCAGGGCGTGCTGCTCATGTACGATGCCCGGAACGCGCAGAGCTTCGCCGCCCTGCAAAGCTGGTGGGAGGAGCTCACCGTGTACTGCCAAGGAATGCCCGCAgcaagcggcggcggcggcggcggcagcggcagtggtggtggtggtggcagcaacCCTGCTCTGGCTGGtaacgcggccgcggctggcgccggTGGAAAGCGAGCGTCCGCCTCCAACATCGTAacgagcggcaccgccgccggaaAAGCAGTCGGGCGCACCGACGGCAGGGCACCGATTGTGGTTCTTTGCGCGAACAAAGTCGATGACACGGCGGTTCCcggggcagctgcgccgcggccgcgggcTGTCAGCGAGGAGCAAGGACGTGCCTGGGCACGCGAGCACGGCTGTGCGGCCTACTACGAGACGAGCGCCAGCACAGGGCAAAACGTGAAGGAGGTCATCGAGGACTTGGTGGTGTGGATGGTGGCCAAGTTTATGTGA
- a CDS encoding histone h1-like protein: protein MLRAALRPSCVLHAALLSSSSSAAVHNAAASEASMASNAISSAAALLWMQNSQSHDGAAATMHTQQTDATGAAEVQDHGNALVVLEEDNTSGSNGYVDYFMGGFGPRHLAEVTVVPESAGARAHRSLDHANKADAAAAAVEASFSSETATAAAAASPARRAEGDNGAVARRPVITKARRIRLASAASQAAEVLQSVGSPATALLLSQRVQQLQAEEALLNASLQRLKAERDLATVQHTCGEELDNYRRGVQQREQQVVRAAITAGTRSQDPLVSYSQESGGSAGGDTLQTVVEADLLGMPATADAEAATAAAKKAVQKSGRASHVAATVISAKKQLRYSAAAAGGHKANASPKALSRQPATPAASKSKRPSLAKQTAVKARAGKQLAAVCKRAAKDKPKAPLRMKAKTPAPAAATAKAAAQRQKAKVKAAATKPPRKLTKKPTKPRATTKAKSVRAQPAAKAAPSTRKTAAKKRPRYEKRPTRR from the coding sequence atgCTCCGAGCCGCCTTGCGTCCGTCCTGCGtgctgcacgccgcgctcctctcctcgtcgtcctccgcaGCTGTTCACAATGCCGCAGCGAGTGAGGCGTCCATGGCCAGCAACGCCATctcttcagcagcggcgttgctATGGATGCAGAATTCCCAGTCAcacgacggtgccgctgcgaccatgcacacgcagcagACCGATGCGacaggagcagcagaagTGCAAGATCATGGAAACGCATTGGTCGTACTTGAAGAGGACAACACCAGTGGCAGCAACGGCTACGTGGACTACTTCATGGGCGGCTTCGGCCCTCGGCATCTGGCAGAGGTGACAGTGGTGCCGGAGAGTGCAGGTGCGAGGGCTCACCGATCACTTGACCACGCGAACAAGGCAgatgcggctgcagcagcggtggaagCGTCATTCTCCTcggagacggcgacggcagccgccgccgcttcgccCGCACGGCGCGCCGAAGGCGACAATGGCGCTGTGGCGAGGCGGCCGGTGATCACGAAGGCCCGTCGAATCCGTCTTGCATCTGCCGCTTCGCAAGCAGCCGAGGTACTTCAGTCCGTGGGCAGTCCTGCCACGGCTCTCCTGCTCAGCCAGcgagtgcagcagctgcaggccgaAGAAGCGCTCCTGAACGCGTCGCTGCAACGGCTCAAGGCAGAGCGCGACTTGGCAACAGTGCAGCACACGTGTGGCGAGGAACTCGACAACTACCGCCGTGGTGTGCAGCAACGCGAGCAGCAGGTAGTGCGTGCTGCCATAACCGCTGGCACACGCTCTCAAGATCCTCTCGTCAGCTACTCCCAGGAGAGCGGGGGCAGCGCCGGAGGAGACACGCTGCAGACGGTGGTGGAAGCCGACCTGCTGGGGAtgcccgccaccgccgatgcggaggcggccacagctgcggcgaagaaggcggtgcAGAAGAGTGGCAGAGCCTCGCATGTCGCTGCCACGGTGATTTCGGCGAAGAAACAGCTGCGCtacagcgccgctgcggcgggcggGCACAAGGCTAACGCTTCACCAAAGGCACTCTCACGGCAACCAGCTACGCCAGCAGCCTCCAAGAGCAAGAGGCCCTCGCTAGCGAAGCAGACGGCCGTGAAGGCGCGTGCTGGGAAGCAGCTTGCTGCAGTGTGCAAGCGCGCAGCCAAAGACAAGCCAAAGGCACCGTTGCGCATGAAGGCGAAGACGCCAGcgcccgcggcggcaacagccAAGGCTGCCGCTCAACGACAGAAGGCGAAGGTTaaagccgccgccacgaAGCCTCCCCGGAAGCTGACCAAGAAGCCGACCAAGCCGCGAGCAACCACGAAAGCGAAGTCAGTGCGAGCACAGCCCGCCGCGAAGGCAGCACCGTCGACCCGCAAAACAGCTGCCAAGAAGCGGCCGAGGTATGAGAAGCGCCCGACGCGGAGATGA